The Branchiostoma lanceolatum isolate klBraLanc5 chromosome 17, klBraLanc5.hap2, whole genome shotgun sequence genome contains the following window.
CCTGATGATACCCAGTTGTAAGAAACACTTGGCCCACTAAGCATAACATTCACTGAAGTTCTAACTTTTTTCCCACACATTTTGTTCTCATCACCATcttaagttcttaagaaagaCAGTAGGGTttacaaatatgttttgctgatattctactttatttcatgttgtgcaccttAATTctctctgtgcacctaaatttttaggtggTGCCAAATTTGAATATCGAGCCCTGCTGCGAGTATTGTTTAAATACATTATAGTTAGATAGATTCTGACCTGATGTTATCGTTGTACTCATATATCTGAACCTTTCCCCCTGCTGAAGGGTTCGTGTCATCACTGCCGACTGCCAACATGGGGAGGTGAAGTCTGAAAAATGTTGTCATACTCAAGTTAGATATTAACATCTTCTACAATAGTTATGTATTTCATTAGCCTCTTATcaataatggagcttcactgtatagcggacctaccctgtatagcggagtacctcggctgatttctactattttcccaacgataggacggagcctggtagaggctagtatttCATGCCCATGCACAAGATTATAATTATTTACATGAAAAATATATGACGACCACGGGATCAAAATTGGATATGGAATTCTTTTACCTTGAAGGGTTCCATGAGAGACAACTGCAGCTCAATTTGGTGTTGATCTCATGCTGAagagaataaaacaaacaatgtgATATTCAGCCAAATCTGTGTCATTGTAACAGCTTTTAAACATTTCTACCACTGGCCACTTAAACACATACTATGTTGAATCTTAGCTTAGATTGACCAATTGACTTTCTCAAGAGATGGTGGCTCTTCTAGGGAACCCTGGAACATTCAATGGtacatcaggtacaatgtaacatCCTTCATCTATAATGTGTCTAGGGGAACAACCAAAAATGGTTTCAGGGGTGGTTGTGGTAACATAATCTCTTGCAGATCAATGATTTTATCTTAttcttaaaaataaaaattatcaTTTGCCATTCTACTGGTTAAATTTGTatccaccctccccccatcatTTATGGCCTGTCCCTGATGTGTTTACCTGAAGAGACCACTGACTGAGGTTCATCACATCAGGAGCTTCATAGATCCTCACTACTCCATCTGCAGAACAGGTGGCCTACAACAAGGACAAAATCTTGTTACTAGAAAGTTTGTCACAGGGTTTTCCACATGGCAATTACCAGTTGACAGACAAAATAAGGACTACTCTATCATATATGATATTTCTTCTACTTGGAAAAATAATAACTTATATACAAGTCAACAACTAATGTCACTTATGTCAATCATAGTCTTTGTCACATGTATGCTTCCCATGTCTCTACCACGTGCATGTTTCCTAAGTCCacatacttgcaattagcctctgTGCATGAATTTCCATTTTTGCAAGTAAACTTTCTATTTAACTATGCCTGCTTACCAGCTGTAGCCCCATGTGTTTAGGACCAAACTTGACGTCAGTCACTGATGTTCTACTGTCCACCAGGTTGGCTCTCTTTACCTGCACAGaacaatatcaagaaaatgtttttaatgATCATAAGTATCATTAAATGGCTTATATAGCAGAAGTAGAATTAGAAGCAGTTGTTGAAATATCATGTCTGTACATATATGgattgtggcgtcgtgttgtcGTATCGGTtggggtgtttggcccagaacccagaggtcctgggttcaaatcccctgacataccatcaatgttgtgcccttgggtgTAAAAGTGggcagttggggaggtaaaaagagagggatgggctctgccttccaatgccgtgccctagacacagtggattaacaacccactgcccctacagcctaaaaaaggctatggaactacctacctaccaacatGTATGGTTATGTCTATTACTGTCTTACCCAATGACTCTGCCCTCTTTGTGTGGATGCCAATGATTCACCAACTGTAAGAAAAATGGCAGAAAAGACAAACATCATTACCATATGATTCATCTATAGAGAAATAAAATAAGGAATATGTGTGAGTGGCAGTAACAGCAACATCAATACAAATTACCAGAGAGCTGCTTAGGCTGACCCAGTGCAATGACTtgtcttcattgtcaataaatactaATACAAAAATGTGAACAAAGGGAAGAGTTGCAAGATCACTTACGATGAACAATATTCTCATAGTTCACCTGTGTGTAGAGATTATTGCCAGCTAAAGAATACTTTGTCAGTTTGTAccagagcggtctaaactggaacagtcctacctgatcgaaaattctactctactctactctactcataacTTTACAATTCTTCAACAACACCAAATGTTTTTGAGACAAAGTAGGAATTCATCAATAATCCCTTGACAAACTTTACTTCTTCGAAaatttcttaacctttagcacacttaaGTAGCCGTTTGttaccccattctctattggttacagagttaggcagcagggagagggttaaggTCTACAAAGATGTCCTTTTCCTGGAGTCTTACCAACTTCCTCCCACACGGCAGCAGTACGGTCAAATGAACATGAGGCCAGGACCTGTCCAAACTCAGGATGAGCCCACGTCACCTTCCACACTGAGCCACTGTGGGTCTAATGGGGAGAAACAAAGTATGGCATGGGGCTATATTAGATTTTGCTCACATTTTATTTACGGTAAATTATGCACAGCACACAGAATATTTCCTTGGTACCTAAAGTTTTAGGTTAGTGTGATATGTTAATAAAAAATTCGAGCACTATCTGGCTATGTACGTTACATTGTATGTGCGGGCATGAACAACACGAATGTGTTTTTCactttacaatgtaattttttttcttgttttaccaaaaaggagaaaaaacaaTCCTTATTTACCTTCCAGCTTGCTGTGCATTGCCATTCTCCATCGTCTGTAAGATCCCACACCTTAAAGGAACAAATTAACTGTCAAACGACAATCACACATGACTTGAGcattaaagaaaatgataacTATAAAAACTATAAACATGAGGGCACACGaaagtacccccctccccatcagaATGTACCTTTATGGTCTGGTCGCTTGAGCAAGTGGCCATCCTTCGGCCGTGGAAATCGTACGAGACATCGTGGATCAGGTCCTTGTGTTCTGCAGAAATACTGCGAGCGACATACATGGCTCACACGTGGCTGAACCACTGCTATGGTGTGTTTTAGACCTTTTTCAACGAGAGAAACGCGCCAAAATACAGTAAATCACGACTTCGTCAGAGTAACGCATGACGGGAAGATGGGAGGAAACCATTATTGGCATAGGGATATACGATCAAAAATCGCTTTTTACTATTCAAAATAGATAATCTACAAACAGACAATACAGATAAATAATTGTAATTAGTGCagattatatattgtaacataTCATATTCTATAGCCACTGTACAGAAATCTGTTTGatacaaacaaaagaagaaggagaagacagAGCTGGGCCTAGTTATGATGGACTGGTCCTGGTTAGTTAATAGGtaagcaagatggcggcgcacgGTGGTGTAGAAACGTGTTTTATCTCGGCGGCCTGTAACCGGTCTCCCTTCAGCCTGTCCTGGGGACGGAACGGGCTCGTCTTGTACGGAAGCGGCAACCTGGTGGCCGTGTATCAACCCAAGGTAGTGTCACAGCTGGGAATAACTTACTATTGGGTAGAGAAAGTACAATGTATCCATAATtttgcacagacacacactccaACTTTACGTGCACTTCCGGTTTTGTGTATTGTACGCAGCCCTCTTACAGAAAAAAACGCCTCCCATCTTTTAGGTTCCGCTCTTGTGTACAAAAATAGTGTTGAGTCCACTGTGCCCacatatataattttgcatattCCTGATACCTGTCCTTCATGTATTGGATGCTTGCATCCTACACAAAACTATTGAGTAATTGAAAGTGCCATAGATGCCCAAGCTCAGTTACAAATTATTTAAGAAACTTACAGATCAGTTGATACACTGAAGATTTTTTCATAACATTTATGATACCAAGGGACACAGGACactggacccccattttacgtctcttctgaaagacaggtgaAGCTCCCTCCAACAATGATACCTTtcccggatttgaaccggggtctcccagttaccaactattACTAGTATAGTTGGTAGAGTCTAACTGGGAGACCGTATTATGTGCTCATTCATATATATGCTTTGTAACCACCCTCCTGTGATTCCCCAGAATGGTGAGGAGTCTGGTGCAGTTCTGCAGACTCTCAGTCAGCACACAGCCAAAGTGACCTGTGTCAGGTGGATCCCCAAGGGAAATGGAGGtaggtttgattttttttggcaatgcctcagggATGGAGCTTTTTACTGTGATATTATGATTGAACTGCTGATATTCAGAAAATTCCAAAAGAAAGCGAATCTGTGCAACATGAATTTTAAAATGGGGTAATGATATAACCTTCTGGTTTTGTGTTACAGAGCCTTCTGATGAGTTTGTTGTTGGATCGGCTGACAAAACAGCGTCACTCTGGAGAAGACGAGAGTCAAAGGTAGGCCAAACTTCAGTTTTATCCCAGAGGTCATAGGTTGAAAActcggtgatgatgatgattaatacAGCAATatggtgatacatgtactttgattgttgttttgttacttaccttgtagtgcctagtggcacatagggcagcaagtttccttactgatGCAATAAAAGGGTATATTTTATGGGGAGCGGTTGCtagcacctcctcgaacacggaacACCCAATGTATGTCCATTCAGAAAGAtgagtgcagctccaaccaagatgtcTTGTCCCTGGGGTCTCCCAggtaccaactaattggaaccaggagctcaactgtgatgctgctaccag
Protein-coding sequences here:
- the LOC136422900 gene encoding nucleoporin SEH1-like; amino-acid sequence: MYVARSISAEHKDLIHDVSYDFHGRRMATCSSDQTIKVWDLTDDGEWQCTASWKTHSGSVWKVTWAHPEFGQVLASCSFDRTAAVWEEVVGESLASTQRGQSHWVKRANLVDSRTSVTDVKFGPKHMGLQLATCSADGVVRIYEAPDVMNLSQWSLQHEINTKLSCSCLSWNPSRLHLPMLAVGSDDTNPSAGGKVQIYEYNDNIRKWQKVETLMAITDAVHHISFAPNLGRSYHLLAIATKDVRIITLKCLRKEPNAGANPGGMSKFEIRQAAQFDEHNSQVWRVSWNITGTVLASSGDDGCVRLWKANYLDNWKCISVLRGDGSVSNAAGSSAGVNQLGVPNAGGNFGGSRGFKQGGSGQNSMWY